Proteins co-encoded in one Ruegeria sp. YS9 genomic window:
- the pstB gene encoding phosphate ABC transporter ATP-binding protein PstB: MNDMTRVERTVDSKDIKINAKNVQVFYGETHAIKDVSVEIEDKTVTAFIGPSGCGKSTFLRCLNRMNDTIDICRVEGDILLDGEDIYDKRVDPVQLRAKVGMVFQKPNPFPKSIYDNVVYGPRIHGMARNKAELDEIVEKSLRRGAIWDEVKDRLDAPGTGLSGGQQQRLCIARAVATEPEVLLMDEPCSALDPIATAQVEELIDELRSRFSVVIVTHSMQQAARVSQKTAFFHLGNLVEFGETGQIFTNPIDPRTESYITGRIG; this comes from the coding sequence ATGAACGACATGACACGAGTGGAGAGAACCGTGGACTCCAAAGACATCAAGATCAACGCCAAGAACGTACAGGTTTTCTACGGTGAGACCCATGCCATCAAGGACGTGAGCGTTGAGATCGAAGACAAGACCGTCACGGCCTTTATCGGGCCATCTGGTTGTGGCAAGTCCACCTTCCTGCGCTGCCTGAACCGGATGAACGACACCATCGATATCTGCCGCGTCGAAGGCGACATCCTGCTGGATGGTGAAGATATCTATGACAAGCGTGTCGATCCGGTCCAGTTGCGCGCCAAGGTCGGAATGGTGTTCCAAAAACCCAACCCGTTCCCGAAGTCGATCTATGACAACGTGGTCTATGGCCCGCGCATTCACGGCATGGCCCGCAACAAGGCGGAACTGGATGAAATAGTAGAAAAATCCTTGCGCCGAGGTGCAATCTGGGATGAGGTCAAGGATCGTCTGGATGCACCTGGCACCGGCCTGTCCGGCGGCCAGCAGCAGCGTTTGTGCATCGCCCGGGCCGTCGCCACCGAACCCGAAGTTCTGTTGATGGACGAGCCGTGCTCGGCCCTTGACCCGATTGCGACAGCACAGGTCGAAGAGTTGATCGATGAACTGAGGTCGCGGTTTTCCGTTGTGATCGTCACCCACTCGATGCAGCAGGCGGCGCGGGTCAGTCAGAAAACGGCCTTTTTCCACTTGGGCAATCTGGTTGAATTCGGTGAAACCGGGCAGATTTTTACCAATCCGATAGATCCGCGCACGGAAAGCTACATTACCGGCCGCATCGGCTAA
- a CDS encoding acyl-CoA thioesterase II, producing the protein MTEAERILLDLLDIERLEVDLFRGTGSGGETPTRIFGGQVIAQALAAAYRTVEDRLCHSLHAYFIRPGDPDKPVIYQVDRARDGGSFTTRRVVAIQNGKQILNMSASFHVQDEGWDHQHPMPTVNPPQTYPSRSELRQAYVDRVPEGFRGELLRERPIEVREVDHLDPFNPEVSDDRNQTWFRMAAAASADAKTQHLLLAYASDMNLMSSGLRPHGLSWFSGEFNGASLDHALWFHAPVKFQNWHLYVMDSPWTGQGRSFNRGSIYSEDGTLVASVAQEGLMRKAQGKR; encoded by the coding sequence ATGACCGAAGCGGAACGCATCTTACTGGATCTTCTGGATATCGAACGGCTTGAGGTCGATCTTTTCCGCGGCACAGGATCAGGTGGAGAAACACCAACCCGGATTTTCGGCGGTCAGGTCATTGCGCAGGCCTTGGCCGCGGCGTACAGAACCGTGGAAGACCGGTTGTGCCATTCCCTGCACGCCTATTTCATCCGACCCGGAGACCCAGATAAACCCGTTATTTATCAAGTTGATAGGGCGCGTGACGGGGGGTCGTTCACTACCCGCCGCGTCGTTGCCATTCAGAATGGCAAACAGATCCTGAACATGTCGGCATCCTTTCACGTTCAGGATGAAGGTTGGGATCATCAGCATCCGATGCCAACCGTGAATCCTCCGCAGACATACCCATCCCGCTCCGAGCTCCGACAAGCATATGTAGATCGCGTGCCCGAAGGTTTTCGCGGTGAACTTCTGCGTGAACGCCCGATCGAAGTCCGCGAGGTGGATCATCTGGATCCGTTCAACCCCGAAGTGTCAGACGACCGCAACCAGACATGGTTTCGCATGGCGGCCGCCGCGTCTGCGGATGCGAAAACTCAACATCTTCTGTTGGCCTATGCGTCGGATATGAACCTCATGTCGTCGGGCTTGCGACCTCACGGGCTGAGCTGGTTTTCGGGAGAGTTCAACGGCGCCAGCCTGGACCATGCTCTGTGGTTTCATGCACCCGTTAAATTTCAGAACTGGCATCTGTATGTGATGGATTCTCCGTGGACGGGGCAGGGACGCAGCTTCAATCGTGGATCGATCTATTCAGAAGACGGAACCCTTGTCGCGTCGGTGGCTCAGGAAGGTCTTATGCGGAAGGCGCAGGGAAAACGTTAA
- the phoU gene encoding phosphate signaling complex protein PhoU — protein MSEQHIATAFDRDLEAIQAHIMKMGGLVEAAIIGAARSLETRDEELAQEVRKGDKAIDALEELINEETARLIALRAPTAGDLRLILSVLKVSGNLERIGDYAKNIAKRTTVLVNASEISGSAAALRRMAREVERMLRDALDAYIQRDAELATDVINRDEEVDQMYNGLFREFLTFMAEDPRNISACMHLHFIAKNIERMGDHVTSIAEQVVYLVTGDRPTEARPKADNTSQTV, from the coding sequence ATGAGCGAACAACATATTGCAACTGCTTTTGACCGCGACCTCGAGGCGATCCAAGCGCATATCATGAAGATGGGCGGGCTGGTCGAGGCCGCCATCATAGGCGCGGCCCGCTCGCTGGAAACCCGCGATGAAGAGTTGGCGCAAGAGGTGCGAAAAGGCGACAAAGCCATCGACGCGCTTGAAGAACTGATCAATGAAGAAACCGCCAGGTTGATTGCGTTGCGTGCACCCACGGCCGGTGACTTGCGGCTGATCCTGTCGGTTCTGAAGGTATCCGGCAACCTTGAGCGCATTGGCGACTATGCCAAGAATATCGCCAAACGAACCACGGTTCTGGTCAATGCCAGCGAGATCTCCGGAAGCGCTGCGGCCTTGCGCCGGATGGCACGCGAGGTCGAACGGATGCTGCGTGATGCGCTGGATGCCTATATTCAGCGCGATGCGGAACTGGCCACAGACGTCATCAACCGCGATGAAGAAGTTGACCAGATGTATAACGGCCTGTTCCGGGAATTTCTGACCTTCATGGCCGAAGACCCGCGCAATATTTCGGCCTGCATGCACCTGCATTTCATCGCCAAGAATATCGAACGTATGGGCGATCACGTAACCTCGATCGCCGAACAGGTTGTGTACCTGGTCACCGGCGACCGCCCGACCGAGGCTCGGCCCAAGGCCGACAACACGTCGCAAACCGTGTAG
- a CDS encoding 2-hydroxychromene-2-carboxylate isomerase: MTQNIDFVYDFCSPNAFLAHKMLPELAARNNARITYSPVLLPVVFKATHNQSPFQAFSENRQKTAYLTHDLHRFARRRGLSFHMSPHFPINTKFAMRGAHFARGKSWENRYISAVFDAIWVHGQKADELAVLVDILQENELPVRKLREAMTSPEIKQDLKDQTKSFVRRGVFGVPSLFFGSEMFFGKNSLPNLEIELSKHKKRHKSNTL; encoded by the coding sequence ATGACGCAAAACATAGATTTCGTTTACGATTTTTGCAGCCCGAATGCCTTTCTGGCCCACAAGATGCTGCCAGAACTGGCCGCGCGGAATAATGCCAGGATCACGTATTCCCCTGTCCTTCTGCCTGTTGTTTTCAAGGCAACGCACAACCAGAGCCCGTTTCAGGCGTTTTCCGAGAACCGTCAGAAAACCGCCTATCTTACCCATGACTTGCATCGGTTCGCGCGACGTCGCGGGCTGAGCTTTCACATGAGCCCGCATTTTCCGATCAATACGAAATTTGCGATGCGGGGCGCCCACTTTGCCAGAGGAAAATCATGGGAAAATAGATATATAAGCGCCGTTTTTGATGCGATTTGGGTGCATGGACAAAAAGCTGACGAGTTGGCTGTTCTCGTCGATATTCTGCAAGAAAACGAACTGCCGGTTCGCAAGCTGCGCGAGGCAATGACAAGCCCTGAAATCAAACAGGACCTGAAGGATCAGACCAAATCATTCGTGCGCCGCGGCGTTTTCGGCGTTCCCAGCCTGTTTTTCGGGTCTGAAATGTTCTTTGGCAAGAACAGCTTGCCGAACCTGGAAATTGAGCTGTCGAAACACAAGAAACGGCACAAATCCAACACGTTGTGA
- a CDS encoding serine hydrolase: MLRKQAMFDETRLNRIRIWMDRYVDQRKYAGSSFLLKHKGDEVFFHSSGLRNLEEALPFQRDTLVRIYSMTKPVTSVALMILAERGLFHLDAPLSDFLPEFNQMQALAPGAERLDQTEDAAPPTLHQLLTHTSGLSYPFNPGILPEAMDEKGLIFKPDQGPLKDRVLDLAELPLAFQPGTRWEYSVGTDVLGRVVEVVSGQTLEQFFRQEILAPLEMGETGFSVPAGAGDRFASLYTPLAGDAMALNSLDQGSDPLRLIDSYKSSPFENATTFSGGGGLVSTIDDYAKFVEMLRNRGAGNGHQLLGPKTVDFMMHNHLPGDIASMGPKSFAEQPMEGMGFGLAGSIVLNPGRVRVPGSVGDFSWGGMASTYFWIDWQNDLTAVFFTQLSPSSSYPSRAELKALVHAAMIE; the protein is encoded by the coding sequence ATGCTTCGAAAACAAGCCATGTTCGATGAAACGCGTCTGAACCGGATTCGTATCTGGATGGACCGCTATGTTGATCAGCGTAAATACGCGGGCTCGTCCTTTTTGCTGAAGCACAAAGGGGATGAGGTCTTTTTCCACTCCAGCGGTCTTCGAAATCTGGAAGAGGCTCTGCCGTTCCAACGCGACACGCTGGTGCGCATCTACTCGATGACCAAACCCGTCACCTCTGTTGCCTTGATGATTTTGGCGGAACGTGGACTGTTTCACCTCGATGCGCCTCTGTCCGATTTCCTGCCCGAATTCAATCAGATGCAGGCTCTGGCGCCCGGCGCGGAAAGGCTGGATCAAACCGAAGACGCAGCCCCCCCAACTCTACATCAGTTACTCACCCACACCAGTGGTCTCAGCTATCCGTTCAACCCCGGGATACTGCCGGAGGCGATGGATGAAAAGGGTCTTATCTTCAAACCGGATCAAGGGCCTCTGAAAGATCGCGTACTTGACCTGGCAGAGTTACCTTTGGCATTCCAGCCCGGAACACGGTGGGAATACTCTGTCGGAACCGACGTGCTTGGGCGCGTTGTCGAAGTCGTCTCGGGACAGACCCTGGAACAATTCTTCCGGCAGGAAATCTTGGCGCCCCTCGAGATGGGCGAAACCGGGTTTTCGGTACCAGCCGGGGCAGGGGACCGGTTCGCATCCCTTTACACGCCGCTGGCCGGCGACGCGATGGCGTTGAACTCGCTTGACCAAGGAAGTGATCCACTACGATTGATCGATTCTTACAAGAGCTCGCCATTCGAGAACGCGACGACCTTTTCAGGAGGCGGCGGGCTGGTGTCCACAATCGACGACTATGCCAAATTCGTCGAGATGCTACGTAATCGAGGGGCCGGAAATGGCCATCAATTGCTTGGTCCAAAAACAGTGGACTTCATGATGCACAACCACTTGCCGGGTGATATCGCCTCGATGGGTCCAAAGAGCTTTGCAGAACAGCCGATGGAAGGCATGGGGTTTGGCCTTGCCGGATCGATTGTTCTGAATCCGGGTCGGGTGCGTGTGCCCGGTTCCGTTGGTGATTTCAGTTGGGGTGGCATGGCCTCGACCTATTTCTGGATCGACTGGCAGAACGACCTGACGGCTGTGTTCTTCACGCAACTGTCGCCGTCCAGTTCTTATCCATCCCGGGCTGAACTCAAGGCATTGGTGCACGCCGCCATGATTGAATGA
- a CDS encoding SDR family oxidoreductase translates to MELRDRTVIVTGAADGIGRGLAERFAQEGARVICSDIDAAGAREVATQTGGVAFTCDVSDEDQIKALIDYTENTVGPIDLFCANAGILTLGGLDVPDDQWEKIWKINVMSHVWTARHLVPRMIGRGGGYILTTASAAGLLNQPGAAPYGVTKHAAVGFAEWLSLTYGTKGLRVSVLCPQAVRSQMTEGHEVSVASIDGMLEPEDVAEACVQAIREERFLVLPHPQVLDYLQLKAADYDRWLGGMRKLNQRFTPYI, encoded by the coding sequence ATGGAGCTCAGAGATAGAACTGTCATCGTGACCGGCGCCGCAGATGGCATTGGCCGGGGTTTGGCGGAACGCTTTGCTCAGGAAGGTGCGCGCGTCATCTGTTCGGATATTGACGCAGCCGGAGCCCGTGAAGTCGCAACCCAAACTGGCGGCGTTGCCTTCACATGTGACGTCTCGGATGAGGATCAGATCAAGGCGTTGATTGATTACACCGAAAACACTGTCGGCCCAATTGATCTGTTCTGCGCAAATGCCGGCATCCTGACGCTTGGCGGTCTGGATGTTCCGGACGATCAATGGGAAAAAATTTGGAAAATCAACGTGATGTCACACGTGTGGACAGCGCGACATCTGGTGCCTCGCATGATCGGTCGCGGCGGCGGTTATATTTTGACGACGGCCTCTGCGGCGGGTTTGCTGAACCAACCCGGTGCGGCGCCATACGGCGTCACGAAACACGCGGCGGTCGGATTTGCCGAATGGCTGTCGCTGACATATGGCACCAAAGGTCTGCGGGTCTCGGTTCTTTGTCCTCAGGCGGTTCGGTCGCAGATGACTGAAGGACACGAGGTTTCAGTGGCATCGATCGACGGAATGCTGGAGCCCGAAGACGTCGCTGAAGCCTGCGTACAAGCCATCCGGGAAGAACGGTTTCTGGTTCTTCCACATCCGCAGGTTCTGGATTATCTGCAACTCAAAGCGGCCGATTATGATCGCTGGCTGGGCGGAATGCGCAAGTTGAATCAACGCTTTACGCCATATATTTAA
- the phoB gene encoding phosphate regulon transcriptional regulator PhoB, with protein MSADQPTVLVVEDEMAQREVLAYNLEAEGFRVSKAANGEEAILLVDEDSPDIIVLDWMMPNLSGIEVCRRLKSRPDTRSIPIIMLSARSEEVDKVRGLETGADDYVVKPYSVVELMARVRTQLRRVRPSTVGLRLEFDDIILDSETHKVSRDNKPLKLGPTEFRLLSTFMEKPGRVWSREQLLDRVWGRDIYVDTRTVDVHIGRLRKALTQYGGTDPVRTVRGAGYALG; from the coding sequence ATGTCCGCAGATCAGCCTACCGTTCTGGTTGTAGAGGATGAAATGGCTCAGCGCGAAGTTCTGGCCTACAATCTTGAAGCAGAAGGATTTCGGGTTTCAAAGGCTGCCAACGGTGAAGAAGCCATATTGTTGGTGGATGAAGACAGTCCGGACATCATCGTCCTGGACTGGATGATGCCCAATCTGAGCGGTATCGAGGTCTGTCGTCGTCTGAAAAGCCGCCCGGACACGCGTTCAATCCCGATAATCATGCTGTCGGCCCGGTCCGAGGAAGTGGACAAGGTTCGCGGTCTTGAAACCGGGGCGGATGACTACGTGGTCAAGCCATACTCCGTGGTCGAGCTGATGGCGCGCGTGCGCACGCAATTGCGCCGCGTCCGTCCTTCGACAGTTGGTTTGCGCCTGGAATTCGATGACATTATTCTTGATTCCGAGACGCACAAAGTCAGCCGGGACAACAAACCACTCAAGCTCGGGCCGACCGAGTTCCGGCTTCTCAGCACGTTCATGGAAAAGCCGGGCAGGGTCTGGAGCCGCGAGCAATTGCTGGACCGGGTTTGGGGCCGCGACATCTATGTCGATACCCGAACGGTCGATGTGCATATCGGGCGTCTGCGCAAAGCTCTGACGCAATATGGCGGAACCGATCCAGTGCGAACCGTCCGCGGCGCAGGATACGCGTTGGGGTAG
- the pstA gene encoding phosphate ABC transporter permease PstA, with amino-acid sequence MTDTSMQSPQSGRHTISLTASDERTKKRAKAEKRFRAYGIAAIATGLFFLVVLFASILSQGIPAFQRTVVSIDFTLTEPQQDEAEGALFKTKVYSNLFVAQLNSELAERGISVDFDEAAIERLLGKVGGTIRTFYTENPDKLGEAVSFDLAASSRVDGYFKGRVSRDTIQDSRFLQKSDLDLVDALEQAGIIRQAFNWPFITGADAGVDNPGGAGIGVSVVGSFFMMLVVLCLSLPIGVAASIYLEEFAPQNKLTDLIEVNISNLAAVPSIVFGILGLAVFIQFMHLPQSAPLVGGLVLTLMTLPTIIISTRASLKAVPPSIRDAALGVGASKMQAVFHHVLPLAAPGILTGTIIGLAQALGETAPLLLIGMVGFVARGYPDGFLAGFTEPNSAMPAQIYTWAARADAGFYEKAWGGIIILLMFLLTMNIIAIILRRRFERRW; translated from the coding sequence ATGACCGACACCAGTATGCAAAGCCCCCAATCCGGTCGCCATACGATCTCGCTTACGGCTTCGGATGAACGCACGAAGAAACGCGCCAAGGCCGAGAAACGGTTCCGTGCTTATGGCATCGCCGCAATCGCAACCGGTCTGTTCTTTCTGGTTGTTCTGTTTGCTTCGATCCTGTCGCAGGGTATCCCGGCCTTCCAACGCACGGTCGTCAGCATTGATTTCACACTGACCGAACCGCAGCAGGACGAGGCCGAAGGGGCCCTGTTCAAGACAAAAGTCTATTCCAACCTGTTCGTCGCCCAGTTGAACAGTGAACTTGCCGAACGCGGAATCAGCGTTGATTTTGATGAGGCAGCGATCGAGCGTCTTTTGGGAAAAGTCGGCGGGACGATCCGGACCTTTTACACCGAAAATCCAGACAAGCTGGGTGAGGCGGTCAGTTTCGATCTGGCGGCATCCAGCCGGGTGGACGGGTATTTCAAAGGCCGCGTATCCCGCGACACGATACAGGACAGCCGGTTTCTGCAAAAAAGCGATCTGGATCTGGTCGATGCGCTGGAACAGGCAGGCATCATCAGGCAGGCATTCAACTGGCCCTTCATCACCGGCGCGGACGCAGGCGTGGACAACCCCGGCGGCGCAGGTATCGGTGTCTCGGTTGTGGGTTCATTCTTCATGATGCTGGTCGTTCTGTGTCTGTCTCTTCCGATTGGCGTTGCAGCTTCGATCTATCTCGAAGAATTTGCGCCGCAGAACAAGCTGACTGACCTGATCGAGGTGAACATTTCGAACCTGGCCGCGGTTCCGTCCATCGTCTTCGGCATTCTGGGCCTGGCCGTTTTCATTCAGTTCATGCACCTGCCGCAATCGGCTCCGCTGGTCGGCGGTCTGGTTCTGACCCTGATGACGCTTCCGACGATCATCATCTCGACCCGTGCGTCTTTGAAGGCCGTGCCTCCGTCGATCCGCGATGCGGCGTTGGGGGTAGGGGCGTCGAAAATGCAGGCGGTGTTTCACCACGTGCTGCCACTGGCTGCGCCGGGCATTCTGACAGGTACCATCATCGGTCTGGCGCAAGCCTTGGGAGAAACCGCACCCCTCCTGCTGATCGGCATGGTTGGATTTGTCGCGCGCGGTTATCCTGACGGCTTTCTTGCAGGCTTTACCGAGCCGAACTCGGCCATGCCCGCCCAGATCTATACATGGGCCGCACGCGCTGACGCGGGCTTTTACGAGAAGGCCTGGGGTGGGATCATCATACTTTTGATGTTCCTGCTGACCATGAATATCATCGCAATCATCTTGCGCCGCCGCTTTGAACGCCGCTGGTAA